From the Jilunia laotingensis genome, the window AGCCCTTGAAAGTATAGTTCTCTATTCTTTGGACTTTTTCGGGCACGGTGATTGAAAGGAGGCTTGAACAATTATTGAATGCTCCGCCTTCGATTGTTTCCAGGCTGGAAGGTAGAGTGATGTCTTGAAGTTTTATGCAGTTATCAAATGCATTCCCTCTTATTGTCTTCAGTCCCTCTGGTAGCACGAGGCTCTGTAGGCTTTCACAATTTCGGAATGCTTGGTTGTTAATTGTTTCAGTTCCTTTCGGTAAAATCAAAGTTACCCATGTGTTATTCTGAAACTGTGTGTTGATGGTATTATCTGCAAATGAGGCATCCAGTAAGTCCAATGTTTTAACTGCGGTCAGATTTTGTTTAATAAAGGCTATGTCGACATCATTTATTTCACCGTTGAGTTTCAGGCTGGTTATAGTGGCATAATCACTTTCATTTACCATATTGCTGAGGTTTCCAGGGGTGGCAATAGTGTAAGTTGTGATATTATTGGTACAATTTGCACGTAAAGCGACTTCCCGTGTACCTCCTGTAGTGATAATTGTTGCTTTAGCTTCGATAAGGCCTTCGGCCGTGGCTGTAACGGTGAAAGGAATGCTGCGGGTTTCCAATGCCGGAATATTTTTTTCATAGTTCCCTATTGCAAAAGTGGCATCCGAGGTCGTTACGTCCGTAATGCTTAATTGTTCGCTACCAATGTTACGAACATTTAGGTTGACGGTAGTCGGAGCATCTTTTACTACGTTACCGAAATAAAGTTGGGATTCGCATACAGGATATGCTATGCCAGCCATGATGAAAGCGGTAGGCGAGATATAGATGTTCTTTACATATCCGCGGTCATCTCCTGTGGTAGCTGCATTTCCGTTTTTATAGCTCCATTTCAGTGTATGTACGCCTGCTTTCAAGCTATATGAGTAGGGTGTATAATTGGATTGGATGCCTGAAATAGCTGTTATCCGATTATTATCCACGTAGAAGATCAGTTCGTCTCCGTTGATCGACCAGTCGAAGGATACGTTGGCATCGAATGAGAGATTGAATGTCGTACTGAAACCAACTTCTGAATTTGCGTCTTTATTACCGCTCGTTACTACACCGTTGTTTGCAGTTACCCACGGTGTGGTGGTTGATTCCTGGTCGAATGTCAGAGGAAATGATCCCTCTTTCAGCGCGTTGGCTGCAAAATTACCATCAGTGGTTTGCAGTTGCTGTATGCCTGCATAAGCACTCAGCCCTGATAGGCAAATCATACATATATATAATAGAATTTTCTTCATGATGAATTTCTCTTAAGTTTGTTATTTATCTGGATTGTCCATGTCACCGTCGTCCGGAACCGGATTGATGGCCGTAGTAAATGAAATGACGTTCGACAAACTGGTACCTTGTGAATTTCGTGCAAAGGCACGTACATAATAAGTCGTATTCGATTTTAGACCACTCATGTTGAAGGTCATCTGGTCATTGTTGTCCGTAATATTCTCCACTCTATCGTTTGGCCCTGGCTCTTGATTGCTGCTGCTCCAATAGAAACCTTTTTCTTCGATTTCCTGATTTCCATTGCTACTGATGCGTGCAGTTACCTTGGCAGTCGTGATTTTTACATCGGTGACGTTGATGTTTCCGAAAGTAGGTTTGCCAACCGGGTCGGTGGTGAATTCTGAATAATCGTTGTATGTCACTCCGGCTTCATTGACAGCGTAAGCACGTACATAATAGGTCTCCCCGGGTGTCAATCCGGTTAGCGTATGGCTTAGGTTGGTCACATTGCCTTCGATATCTTTATGAGTATCGGTATCCATGTCAGGATGGGTGTTATTGGTACTCCAACAGAAGCCCTTTCGGCTGATAGTGCCGTTACCTGCCGAGTAGATAGTAGTGGTGAGTACTGCACTGTTGATAGTGACACCTGATACGTTTGTGCCGTATAAGCCGGGAACAGTGATTTCTGTGGTTGTGAAACTTTGAGCTGTGCTGTATCCCGTACCCACTCCGTTGGTGGCAAAGGCACGCACATAATATAGTTTTCCATGAGCGAGGTTTGTCAATTGGGTAGTGAAATCGCTGCCTTCCACGTTGACCACTTTGTCTGCATTATCCAAGGTCGGACTGTTATTGGTGCTACTATAGCAGAATCCTTTGGCAGTTACCGATGAGTTATTGTCATTGATAATGCTGCTCCGTACATAAGCCGAGGTGGTATTTACGGCCGATACATACGGGATGTCCAGCGTTGGTTCGGCAATGGCTATGGTGGTGAAACTTCCGGCTGTGGAATATCCCGTACCGGCTTCGTTCTTGGCATAAGCTGTTATATAGTAAGGAGTGCCAGGTTTCAGTCCGGTCAGTTCATAGAGGAATTCCGTACTTGTAATCTTGATGCTTTCGCATCCTTGTACTTCCAGTTGAGGGTTCTGGACGGAGGTACTCCAGCAGAATCCGCGTTCGGTTACCGTACCGTTACCGTTGCTGAGCAGTGTGCAACTGACGGTTGCCTTATCCGTGGTCGGAGTGGAAATAATGATAGCGTCCAGTTTAGGTGCTGTCAATTCCATCGTGGTGAATTCGGTAACGTTGGAGTAACCTATGCCTTTTTCATTTTTGGCATATGCAGTTACATAATAGATGGTACCCGGGGTCAATTCTTCCAGTGTATATTTGAAGTCCTCTCCTTCTACTGCCTTGTTTTGGCATCCTTCCGTACCGATCTGAGGGTTGTGTACGGAAGCGCTCCAACAGAATCCGCGTTCGGTAATCGTACCACCTCCGTTGCTTCCTACCGCACCGGTAAGTTCGGCAGTTTTTGTGGTAAATGTCGGTTCCGAAATAGATACTTCGGGTAAGGACACGCTTGTGGTATTGATAGTGATGGTATTTCCATAACCCGTTCCCTTTTCATTGGTAGCATAGGCTCGGATGTGGTAGACTGTCCCTTCTTTGAGTCCGGTAACTTCGCCTGCAAATACGTTGCTTTCCGACAAGGCTATATTTACCTCCCCGTCACATGCTCCTAGCATCGGTGTGGTACTGGTGCTACTCCAACAAAATCCGCGAGCCGTTACATCTGAAGTTCCTTTATCGGTTACTTCGGCAGTCACTACGGCATAGTTACCGCGAACGGTAGGTTCATCGTAAGTGCGCAAGGTCGGTTTTTCAGAGTTTTCCGTACTGACTACCATTGTCTTTCCGTATCCGACAATACCTTCATTATTCATAGCGAAGGCTCGAACGGTATATTCAGTTGAGGCTTCCAGATTACCGATGGTAACGATGAAGTCAGTCTCATTTTCCGGTACAGGAACGATGTTATCACCAAGTTTCGGATCACCGTCCGCGCCTTTCATATAGCAAATGCCTCGCAGATCGACACTTTCAGCTCCGGAAGCAAGAACTTTGCTTGTCAGTGTCAAGCTTTGGTTATCTTTAGCCTTTACTGCTACGACATCCAGTTCGGGTGCGTTGTTGGCGACTGTGGCGAATTGCAAGATTTCGGGGCTGATAACTGTCGTATTGCCACAAGTGATATAGAGGCAGTAGAAGTAGTTGGTTCCCGGAGTCAGTTCGTCCAGTTGTGCCTCCACGGCACCGGATGTCTGACTGACTGGTACTTTTGCAACAGCGTTGTCGTTCAGTGCCTTGCTTTCGAGCAAGGTTTTGTTAATGGAGTACAGGAAACCGCATTCTGTGATGTCCAGTTCATTCTGTCCGATGTTTCCTTTCAGGATGGCGGTTTTACGGCTGATGTCGTCTTGCATAACCACTTGGATTTCCATCGTCGGGGCGATCCAAGTAGGTTCTGTATCTTTCTCGCAGCCCGTTGCCAGACAAATGCAGCATAAGAGTGCGGTGATGCGTATGAATTGTTTCATATTGTTTGGAGTGATTTATGTGATTCGTTTAGAAAATGATACCCACACCGGCAGTCACCTGGTGTTGTTTGAAGTTGACAGTGTTGAAGCCTGCTGAAAGAAGGAATCCTTTTAGCCGGAGTATGGCACCTAACTCTACGGCTACTCCCGAGGCAGAGTGATCCGTGTTTTTATACCAATTGTCTTCTGTGTCAGCTTCGAGCCATGCGTAGGTACGGCTGCCGTATCCAACACCGACATACCCATAGAGTGGTTTGACCAACCGGCGAAGATATCCGGCAGTGAAACAGAGATAAGACTTTTCGGTCTTTCCCGGTTCATAAATGATTGACGAACCGTCCGCGGTCTTTTGGCTGTCACTACATTCTCCTACGGTCTTCACTGAATTGAAATCGCTTCGGAAAGCAGCATAAAATCCGTTGGTACGGGTGAATCCGATCATGCCTCCGAAAGAAGTCTGACCACCTCCACCGAAACCGGCTTGCGCCATAATCAGCGTGTTCATCGGTACTTTCGGTTTGATGGTGGATTTCATCGTAAACGTGGGGCGTACGGTTTCTCCTGCCATTACGTTCAGTAGGGTGTCGATAGGGAAATAAGTAGTCTTCTCGATCCGTACTTTGTATTCTTTGAGTGCCATCCGGTCACTCCGGTAAGGCGTTTTGCCGACAAGTACGCTGTCTATGTATACATCGGCATCCTGTTCGGGCAAGGAAAATATCTCCATGTAGCCGAATTTAGGCTTCAGCGCAACACTCTTTGTGACAGGTGTGTTTTCCAGTTTGATGATACCGGCATCAGATTGGTACATGGGAGCTTCTACGCGGTAAGTATGCTCTCCCTTGGGCATGGTAGCATTGAAGAGTCCGTTTTCTATAGGCACTAATTCATCGTCGATGTAGACATTGGCGGTAGCCGGTTCGGGACGTACGACGAGGAACTGCATGTTGTTTTCCATTACCGGTTTGTCCTCTTCTCCGCCTGTATTAAGTACCATCTCGTACACGGTAGCTTTTTCGATGATGTCGGGATAGAAGTAGTTTCTCAAAATACCCAGTTTGTCGTGAAGGATGGAGATACGGCGTGCCCCTCTCGGAACATATATCCAGACTTCTCCCGTTTTGTTTTCACGGGCGGTGATTCCCAGTGCATCGGGCTCGAACATCAGCTCTTTTTCAGTCGTTACAATACGGATCAATGCACATACTTCTCCGTTTTGATCCCTTTTTGGAGCAGTGACTCTTGCTGTGATGTCACTTTCCATCTTCTGAAAGGACGCTACGCTAATTTTGCTTTGCTGTGCCATAACTCGGACAGCGGGGCAAAAAGAAAGTAAAATTATGAGCAGTAGCCAGTGTTTTGTGATACTGTTTAACATGTTTGTTTTTTAGTTAGGTTGTTTTTAAAATCGTTATGCAAATGTAGTTAACATCTTTGAATAATAATTACTATCATGCAATAAAAAACAGATAAAATGTTGTATATTAGACTTAAACGAAGCATGATGTCACGGTTTTCCGTGACAAAGTAAACGGTCTGTTAGGTATTTGTTTATTACTGTTGCGGTTGTAAGGGGGAGGTGGCTTACCGGTCATTAATATCTGTTTTGTTGGCTATTGCTATCCAGCGTGATAACCTTTAACACCCATCGCGCTGGTCATTAACATCCATCGCGCTGGATATTAATAGTTATCGAGTGGTTTATTGATGCCCATTGCGCAGAGTATGCGCAAATAGCGAATCGCAAAGAATTTCTTCATAAACATTTCTTATGTTAAGTGGAAACGCTATATTTGTGCATCAATAACCGAATAATATACAATCATTATGATTACACACCAGTTACTCCGCCCCGAGAGCATTGTTGTAGTGGGCGCATCAAACAATGTGCATAAGCCCGGTGGCGCTATTTTGAAGAATCTTATCAGCGGTGGTTACCGTGGAGAGCTTCGTGCCGTTAATCCTAAAGAGCAAGAAGTGCAAGGTGTCCCTTCCTTCGCAAGCGCGGAAGAAATTCCCGATACGGATCTGGCCATTCTTGCTATTCCCGCCCAGCTGTGTCCCGATGTGGTAGAAACCTTGGCAAGCCAAAAGCAGACGAAGGCATTCATCATTCTTTCTGCCGGTTTTGGCGAAGAGACGCACGAGGGAGCATTGCTGGAAGACCGCATCTTGGAGATTGTAAATAAATATGGTGCCTCGTTGATCGGGCCGAACTGTATCGGACTGATGAACACTTGGCATCACAGCGTGTTCAGCCAACCGATTCCGCAGCTTAACCCGAAGGGCGTTGATTTAATTTCCAGTTCCGGTGCCACCGCAGTATTTATCTTGGAGAGTGCGGTGACGAAAGGTTTACAGTTCAATTCCGTATGGTCTGTGGGAAATGCCAAACAGATCGGTGTGGAAGATGTACTGGCTTATATGGACGAAAATTATGATCCGGAAAAAGATTCGAATTTAAAGCTACTCTATATAGAAAGCATCGGTGATCCCGACCGGCTGTTGTTCCACGCTGCCTCTTTGATCAAGAAAGGCTGCAAGATAGCAGCGATTAAGGCGGGAAGTTCGGAAAGCGGAAGCCGTGCGGCATCTTCGCATACGGGAGCAATCGCCAGTTCCGATTCGGCAGTGGAAGCATTGTTCCGCAAGGCCGGTATTGTCCGTTGCTATTCGCGGGAGGAACTGACCACGGTAGGTTGTGTCTTCACATTGCCGGAATTGCGGGGCAAGAACTTTGCCATCATCACTCATGCCGGAGGTCCGGGTGTGATGTTGACCGATGCATTGAGCAAAGGCGGTCTGAATGTTCCCCGTCTGTCGGGTGCTGCTGCCGAAGAATTGAAATCCAAATTATTCCCCGGAGCCTCTGTGGGAAATCCGATCGATATACTTGCAACGGGAACACCGGAGCATCTTAAACTCTGTATCGACTACTGCGAAGAAGAGTTTGAGAACATAGATGCCATGATGGCTATCTTCGGTACGCCGGGACTGGTGACGATGTTCGATATGTACGATGTGCTGGACGAGAAGATGAGAACCTGCCGTAAACCGATCTTCCCTATCCTACCTTCTATCAATACAGCGGGCGCAGAAGTAGCGGCTTTCCTGGAAAAGGGACATGTGAACTTTGCAGACGAAGTGACCTTGGGTACGGCATTGTCAAGGATCGTGAACGCACCCCAACCGGCAAACAATGAGATTGAA encodes:
- a CDS encoding PEGA domain-containing protein, producing MLNSITKHWLLLIILLSFCPAVRVMAQQSKISVASFQKMESDITARVTAPKRDQNGEVCALIRIVTTEKELMFEPDALGITARENKTGEVWIYVPRGARRISILHDKLGILRNYFYPDIIEKATVYEMVLNTGGEEDKPVMENNMQFLVVRPEPATANVYIDDELVPIENGLFNATMPKGEHTYRVEAPMYQSDAGIIKLENTPVTKSVALKPKFGYMEIFSLPEQDADVYIDSVLVGKTPYRSDRMALKEYKVRIEKTTYFPIDTLLNVMAGETVRPTFTMKSTIKPKVPMNTLIMAQAGFGGGGQTSFGGMIGFTRTNGFYAAFRSDFNSVKTVGECSDSQKTADGSSIIYEPGKTEKSYLCFTAGYLRRLVKPLYGYVGVGYGSRTYAWLEADTEDNWYKNTDHSASGVAVELGAILRLKGFLLSAGFNTVNFKQHQVTAGVGIIF
- a CDS encoding fibronectin type III domain-containing protein yields the protein MKQFIRITALLCCICLATGCEKDTEPTWIAPTMEIQVVMQDDISRKTAILKGNIGQNELDITECGFLYSINKTLLESKALNDNAVAKVPVSQTSGAVEAQLDELTPGTNYFYCLYITCGNTTVISPEILQFATVANNAPELDVVAVKAKDNQSLTLTSKVLASGAESVDLRGICYMKGADGDPKLGDNIVPVPENETDFIVTIGNLEASTEYTVRAFAMNNEGIVGYGKTMVVSTENSEKPTLRTYDEPTVRGNYAVVTAEVTDKGTSDVTARGFCWSSTSTTPMLGACDGEVNIALSESNVFAGEVTGLKEGTVYHIRAYATNEKGTGYGNTITINTTSVSLPEVSISEPTFTTKTAELTGAVGSNGGGTITERGFCWSASVHNPQIGTEGCQNKAVEGEDFKYTLEELTPGTIYYVTAYAKNEKGIGYSNVTEFTTMELTAPKLDAIIISTPTTDKATVSCTLLSNGNGTVTERGFCWSTSVQNPQLEVQGCESIKITSTEFLYELTGLKPGTPYYITAYAKNEAGTGYSTAGSFTTIAIAEPTLDIPYVSAVNTTSAYVRSSIINDNNSSVTAKGFCYSSTNNSPTLDNADKVVNVEGSDFTTQLTNLAHGKLYYVRAFATNGVGTGYSTAQSFTTTEITVPGLYGTNVSGVTINSAVLTTTIYSAGNGTISRKGFCWSTNNTHPDMDTDTHKDIEGNVTNLSHTLTGLTPGETYYVRAYAVNEAGVTYNDYSEFTTDPVGKPTFGNINVTDVKITTAKVTARISSNGNQEIEEKGFYWSSSNQEPGPNDRVENITDNNDQMTFNMSGLKSNTTYYVRAFARNSQGTSLSNVISFTTAINPVPDDGDMDNPDK
- a CDS encoding acetate--CoA ligase family protein; its protein translation is MITHQLLRPESIVVVGASNNVHKPGGAILKNLISGGYRGELRAVNPKEQEVQGVPSFASAEEIPDTDLAILAIPAQLCPDVVETLASQKQTKAFIILSAGFGEETHEGALLEDRILEIVNKYGASLIGPNCIGLMNTWHHSVFSQPIPQLNPKGVDLISSSGATAVFILESAVTKGLQFNSVWSVGNAKQIGVEDVLAYMDENYDPEKDSNLKLLYIESIGDPDRLLFHAASLIKKGCKIAAIKAGSSESGSRAASSHTGAIASSDSAVEALFRKAGIVRCYSREELTTVGCVFTLPELRGKNFAIITHAGGPGVMLTDALSKGGLNVPRLSGAAAEELKSKLFPGASVGNPIDILATGTPEHLKLCIDYCEEEFENIDAMMAIFGTPGLVTMFDMYDVLDEKMRTCRKPIFPILPSINTAGAEVAAFLEKGHVNFADEVTLGTALSRIVNAPQPANNEIELFGVDVPRIRRIIDSVPEDGYISPHHVQSLLQAAGIPVVEEFVSSKKEDVLAFGRRCGFPVVAKVVGPVHKSDVGGVVLNIKGEEHLALEFDRMMQIPDATAIMVQPMLKGTELFIGAKYEQKFGHVVLCGLGGIFVEVLKDVSSGLAPLSYEEAYSMIHSLRAYKIIQGTRGQKGVNEDKFAEIIVRLSTLLRFATEIKEMDINPLLATETDVIAVDARIRIEK